The proteins below are encoded in one region of Sminthopsis crassicaudata isolate SCR6 chromosome 1, ASM4859323v1, whole genome shotgun sequence:
- the LOC141556097 gene encoding uncharacterized protein LOC141556097 yields MESKEVPSGFLMAAIREPVTFWDVAVDFTREEWRVLEPAQRALHRNVMLENYQNLLSVGIPASRLDLISVLEKKEGAWRLKGRDSSVSHQDILVVHQRNGEKPFVCNECGKAFNNQDCLIRHQRIHTGEKPFQCKTCGKGFRQSNNLTLHQRIHTGEKPFVCNECGKAFNNQDCLIRHQRIHTGEKPFQCKTCGKGFRQSNNLTLHQRIHTGEKPFVCNECGKAFSRGDCLTVHQRTHTGEKPFACNECGKGFSKRFNLIAHQKIHTGSKPFLCNECGKAFSQKGCLIIHQRIHTGEKPFVCNECGKGFRRRSCLITHQKIHTGDKPFLCDECGKAFIQRGSLTVHQRIHTGEKPFVCNECGKGFSKRFNLITHQKIHTREKQNLLK; encoded by the coding sequence ATGGAGTCCAAGGAGGTGCCTTCTGGATTTCTCATGGCCGCTATTCGGGAACCAGTGACCTTCTgggatgtggctgtggacttcaccAGGGAGGAGTGGAGAGTCCTGGAGCCTGCCCAGAGGGCCCTGCACAGGAAcgtgatgctggagaactaccAGAACCTGCTCTCTGTGGGGATTCCTGCTTCCAGACTGGATTTGATCTCTGtgttggagaagaaagaaggagccTGGCGTCTTAAGGGCAGAGACTCCAGTGTGTCTCATCAGGATATACTTGTTGTACatcagagaaatggagagaaaccctttgtatgtaatgaatgtggaaaagccttcaacAATCAAGACTGCCTAATTCgtcatcaaagaattcatactggagagaaaccctttcaGTGTAAGACATGTGGGAAAGGTTTTCGTCAGAGCAACAATCTCACTcttcatcagagaattcatactggggagaaaccctttgtatgtaatgaatgtggaaaagccttcaacAATCAAGACTGCCTAATTCgtcatcaaagaattcatactggagagaaaccctttcaGTGTAAGACATGTGGCAAAGGTTTTCGTCAGAGCAACAATCTCACTcttcatcagagaattcatactggggagaaaccctttgtatgtaatgaatgtggaaaagccttcagccgTGGAGACtgccttactgtacatcagagaactcacactggagagaaaccctttgcatgtaatgagtgtgggaaaGGCTTTAGTAAGAGGTTTAACCTTATTGctcatcagaaaattcatactggaaGCAAACCCTTtctatgtaatgaatgtggaaaagccttcagccagAAAGGATGCCTTATaatacatcagagaattcacactggagagaaaccttttgtatgtaatgagtgtgggaaaGGCTTTAGGAGGAGGTCTTGCCTTATTActcatcagaaaattcatactggagacaAACCCTTTCTAtgtgatgaatgtggaaaagccttcatcCAGAGAGGAAGCCTTAcagtacatcagagaattcacactggagagaaaccttttgtatgtaatgagtgtgggaaaGGCTTTAGTAAGAGGTTTAACCTTATTActcatcagaaaattcatactagagagaaacagaatttgttgAAATAG
- the LOC141556086 gene encoding uncharacterized protein LOC141556086, giving the protein MEPNEGVTSGFLLAPTQEPVTFQDVAVDFTSEEWSLLDPAQRALHRNVMLENYQNLLSVGIPVSRLDLISVLEKQEGASSPKSRDSSGSHQDFFREDTGFEFKNINMMQSIWLGTSSEKRLPKGMAEHCNMNEARVYDMNLDKSKRLSREMNGKSFLYKGNLIAHHKIHMGEKHQRTLIVCDICEKAFTTMRYLTCHQRIHTGEKPFECNECGKTFSHRGSLTVHQRIHTGEKPFVCNECGKGFSQRHSVTIHQRVHTGNKPFVCNECGKGFNQRRYLICHERIHTGERPFECNKCGKVFNHRGSLTIHQRAHTGEKPFVCNDCGKGFSRRCILITHQKIHTADKPFECNECGKAFSQRGCLTVHQRTHTGEKPFVCNECGKGFTRKSVLITHQKIHTKDKQNFLK; this is encoded by the coding sequence ATGGAGCCCAATGAGGGTGTGACTTCCGGCTTTCTCTTGGCCCCAACTCAGGAACCAGTGACCTTCcaggatgtggctgtggacttcaccAGTGAGGAGTGGAGTCTTCTAGACCCTGCCCAGAGGGCCCTGCACAGGaatgtgatgctggagaactaccAGAACCTGCTCTCTGTGGGGATTCCTGTTTCCAGACTGGATCTGATCTCTGTGTTGGAGAAGCAAGAAGGAGCATCAAGTCCCAAGAGCAGAGACTCCAGTGGGTCTCATCAAGATTTCTTTCGTGAagacactggatttgaattcaagaacatTAACATGATGCAGAGCATTTGGCTGGGGACGTCTTCTGAGAAGAGGCTACCAAAGGGCATGGCCGAGCATTGCAATATGAATGAAGCCCGGGTATATGATAtgaatttagataaatcaaagagACTCTCCagagaaatgaatggaaaaagcTTCCTTTATAAGGGTAACCTGATTGCTCATCATAAAATCCATATGGGGGAAAAACATCAGAGAACTCTTATTGTATGTGATATATGTGAGAAAGCCTTCACCACTATGAGATACCTCACTTGTCATcaaagaattcacactggagaaaaaccctttgaatgtaatgaatgtggaaaaacctTCAGCCATCGAGGAAGCCTTACTGTGCATCAgaggattcacactggagagaaaccctttgtatgtaatgagtgtgggaaaGGTTTTAGTCAGAGGCACAGcgtcactattcatcagagagttcatactggaaataaaccctttgtatgtaatgaatgtggaaaaggaTTCAACCAGAGACGATACCTTATTTGTCATGaaagaatccatactggagagagaCCTTTTGAATGTAACAAATGTGGAAAAGTCTTCAATCATCGAGGAAGCCTTACTATACATCAAAGggctcacactggagagaaaccttttgtaTGTAATGACTGTGGGAAAGGCTTTAGTAGGAGGTGTATCCTTATTActcatcagaaaattcatactgcAGACaaaccctttgaatgtaatgaatgtggaaaagccttcagtcaGAGAGGAtgtcttactgtacatcagagaactcacactggagagaaaccctttgtatgtaatgagtgtgggaaaGGTTTTACTAGGAAGTCTGTCCTTATTActcatcagaaaattcatactaAAGATAAACAGAATTTTTTGAAATAG